A single genomic interval of Falsibacillus albus harbors:
- a CDS encoding DUF2777 domain-containing protein yields MNHQDRNQFLEKQTRAFTAGTAEMIDNQWVFFDEETDEASMLEYYIDHEIEVFRFNQWEKGKLRDNGKIKLPYGTVSLDHAAAIRIRKNLVFSLEMLLDDLNDDAFVQFITSLNSAHFSIYDCIYCHNHLSFLSKEGRREGVNFLMFDNSENICSVQHHFRYSQKDQDRFELTLNTGKRFIIEKFN; encoded by the coding sequence GTGAATCATCAAGATCGAAATCAATTTTTAGAAAAACAAACTCGAGCCTTCACTGCAGGAACCGCTGAAATGATTGACAACCAGTGGGTCTTCTTTGATGAGGAAACCGATGAGGCATCGATGCTGGAATATTATATCGATCATGAAATAGAGGTTTTTCGATTCAACCAATGGGAAAAAGGAAAGCTCCGTGACAACGGGAAAATCAAATTGCCATACGGGACGGTTTCACTTGATCATGCAGCTGCCATCAGGATCAGAAAGAACTTGGTGTTTTCCCTGGAAATGCTGTTGGATGACTTGAATGACGATGCCTTTGTCCAATTCATCACAAGCCTCAACTCAGCCCACTTTTCCATTTACGACTGCATTTACTGCCATAATCATCTTTCGTTTTTAAGTAAAGAAGGTCGCAGGGAAGGCGTCAACTTCCTGATGTTTGATAACAGTGAAAATATTTGTTCAGTCCAGCACCATTTCAGGTACAGCCAAAAGGATCAGGACCGGTTTGAATTGACCTTGAACACAGGAAAACGATTCATCATTGAAAAATTCAATTAA
- a CDS encoding YisL family protein yields the protein MMATTHLHITTWAIAIILFFVALSLHKSNNAKGFKIVHMILRVFYILIIISGALLYPVGNPNANHMLYGIKVLTGLVVISMFEMILIRTSKGKSTGALWTIFIIAIVAVLYLGLSLPLGWHPFYNPS from the coding sequence ATGATGGCTACGACGCATCTTCATATCACCACTTGGGCAATTGCGATCATTTTATTTTTCGTCGCGTTATCCTTACATAAAAGTAATAACGCTAAAGGATTTAAGATTGTACACATGATCCTGCGAGTATTTTACATTTTAATCATCATCTCTGGAGCACTATTGTATCCGGTAGGGAATCCAAATGCGAATCATATGTTGTATGGAATCAAGGTCCTGACAGGGCTAGTGGTCATTTCCATGTTTGAAATGATTTTGATCCGTACATCTAAGGGTAAGAGCACAGGGGCTTTATGGACCATTTTCATCATTGCCATTGTTGCTGTACTTTACTTGGGACTGAGCCTTCCATTGGGATGGCACCCGTTCTACAATCCTAGCTAA
- a CDS encoding fumarylacetoacetate hydrolase family protein, protein MKFVSYSIDGALSYGVLSDFEDFIWDLPSIQQKYESPKLPESLLEGIKMGESFMDAVKDALEFGQTQDDCSSFKISLEKVAFAAPIPRPGKNIMCVGKNYRDHAIELGSEADIPSHIMMFTKAPTTVIGHEGLIDCHSDVTSELDYEGELAVVIGKEGKNIRRDHALEHVFGYTIVNDITARDLQSRHKQFFIGKSLDTFCPMGPSITHASMIEDPGQLKITTTVNGEVRQQSDTSHFIFPIDEIISELSKGMTLEPGDIIATGTPAGVGKGFKPPRFLKSGDEIVIEIENIGILKNKVK, encoded by the coding sequence ATGAAATTTGTATCGTATTCAATCGACGGAGCGTTGAGCTATGGAGTTTTATCAGACTTTGAAGACTTTATATGGGATTTACCTTCCATCCAACAAAAATATGAATCTCCAAAACTTCCTGAATCACTGTTGGAAGGGATAAAAATGGGTGAAAGCTTTATGGATGCAGTCAAGGATGCCTTGGAATTTGGACAAACTCAGGACGACTGCTCATCATTCAAAATTTCCTTGGAAAAAGTGGCTTTTGCTGCCCCAATACCGCGTCCTGGCAAAAATATCATGTGTGTCGGTAAGAATTACCGCGACCATGCAATCGAACTGGGGAGTGAAGCAGATATCCCGAGTCATATCATGATGTTCACGAAAGCGCCTACAACGGTGATCGGACATGAGGGGTTGATCGATTGCCATTCCGATGTGACTTCTGAGCTTGACTATGAAGGGGAACTTGCGGTCGTGATCGGCAAAGAAGGGAAGAACATCCGTAGGGATCATGCACTTGAACACGTGTTTGGCTATACGATTGTCAATGACATCACTGCACGGGATTTGCAATCAAGGCATAAGCAATTCTTTATCGGAAAAAGTTTGGATACATTCTGTCCAATGGGACCGAGCATCACGCACGCATCGATGATCGAAGACCCCGGTCAGCTGAAAATCACCACAACCGTCAATGGAGAGGTCCGCCAGCAATCAGATACCTCCCATTTCATTTTCCCGATTGACGAAATCATTTCAGAACTGTCAAAAGGCATGACCCTGGAGCCGGGGGACATCATCGCCACTGGAACACCGGCTGGCGTGGGGAAAGGCTTTAAGCCTCCGCGATTTTTAAAATCTGGTGATGAAATCGTCATAGAAATCGAGAACATCGGAATTTTAAAGAATAAAGTAAAATAA
- a CDS encoding DUF418 domain-containing protein: MRPMQSHERLLSIDIIRGIALLGIFMVNIISFHSPVLYMNPFEWWDQRSDLGSYVSDDIFIEGSFYPIFAFLFGFGMVMIQQRTRSMGDSSFKISARRLLILLGFGIIHAVFIWYGDILIIYALLGLLLLTVLSMTGKKLVLFGMTLFLIPNLLFSVYLSYSAIIDPYSAVIWSDINGIKDSISAYTSSSYAAIMQQRIFDWYHVNNPGNLIFMLVTIFPMMMIGAGAAKEKWFENAKNYKKYWVAAAAVFLTVGILLKMLPYILLKNTVFMFIQNILGGPMLGIGYLALLVLLTMIPHSQKLLKPFAMAGRMSLTIYISQSIVGSFIFYGYGLNLYNDMDLSTSIELAIGIYFIQVIAAEIWFIKFKQGPLESIWKKAAYRSK, translated from the coding sequence ATGAGACCTATGCAATCCCATGAACGATTATTATCAATAGACATAATAAGGGGAATTGCTTTGCTCGGAATATTCATGGTCAATATCATCTCATTTCATTCACCGGTATTATACATGAATCCGTTTGAATGGTGGGATCAGCGAAGCGATTTGGGCAGCTATGTTTCGGACGATATATTCATAGAAGGAAGTTTTTACCCCATATTTGCGTTTCTTTTTGGTTTTGGAATGGTGATGATTCAGCAGCGTACTCGATCTATGGGGGATTCATCCTTTAAAATCAGTGCCAGGAGGCTGCTGATCCTGCTCGGCTTTGGCATCATTCATGCTGTTTTTATTTGGTATGGGGATATACTTATCATTTATGCGTTGCTTGGACTTCTTCTTTTGACCGTTTTAAGCATGACGGGCAAGAAATTGGTGCTTTTCGGAATGACGCTGTTTTTGATCCCTAATCTTTTGTTCAGTGTCTATTTGAGTTATTCCGCCATCATCGACCCATATAGCGCAGTAATTTGGTCCGATATCAATGGCATCAAGGATTCGATTTCAGCGTACACATCTTCTTCCTATGCTGCAATCATGCAGCAAAGGATATTTGATTGGTATCATGTGAACAATCCCGGTAATCTAATCTTCATGTTGGTGACGATCTTTCCAATGATGATGATAGGTGCAGGTGCTGCAAAGGAAAAGTGGTTCGAGAATGCAAAGAATTATAAAAAATATTGGGTGGCAGCAGCCGCAGTATTCCTGACCGTTGGCATTTTATTGAAGATGCTTCCGTACATACTTTTAAAGAACACAGTATTTATGTTCATCCAAAACATTCTTGGCGGGCCAATGCTGGGAATCGGCTATCTTGCCCTATTGGTTCTACTGACGATGATCCCGCACAGTCAAAAATTGTTGAAGCCGTTTGCTATGGCCGGTAGAATGTCGTTGACCATTTATATCAGTCAATCTATTGTGGGGTCATTCATTTTTTATGGATATGGACTCAACCTTTACAACGATATGGATCTATCCACGAGCATCGAGCTTGCCATCGGAATTTATTTTATCCAGGTCATTGCAGCGGAAATTTGGTTTATCAAGTTCAAACAAGGTCCACTTGAATCCATTTGGAAAAAAGCAGCCTACCGAAGTAAATAA
- a CDS encoding spore germination protein, which yields MPAFVGAVQVINLGSSGVFHIGDVFQIQPLSNSKTFAGAGSFNTGDGLSVYNERSSTNTYDQDGLDQGNYFNV from the coding sequence ATGCCTGCTTTTGTTGGAGCCGTTCAAGTAATCAACCTTGGATCGAGCGGGGTTTTCCATATAGGTGATGTCTTTCAAATACAGCCACTGTCCAATTCCAAGACCTTCGCCGGGGCCGGGTCCTTTAATACCGGAGATGGGCTATCGGTTTATAACGAACGATCCTCGACCAATACGTATGACCAAGACGGCTTGGATCAAGGAAATTACTTCAATGTTTAA
- a CDS encoding spore germination protein GerPB → MKFYVQQTIQIQMIKIGSVSNSSVFQIGTAGSISESSNLYNTGGYIKPAPEAVKPGTVVAEQGAKQPPIIKKPLVPFQPPASPV, encoded by the coding sequence ATGAAATTTTACGTCCAGCAAACGATTCAAATACAAATGATCAAAATTGGCTCGGTTTCAAACTCCTCCGTTTTTCAAATCGGAACAGCAGGTTCCATTAGTGAATCCTCAAACCTATATAATACAGGCGGCTACATCAAACCCGCACCTGAAGCAGTGAAACCGGGAACTGTCGTGGCTGAACAAGGAGCTAAGCAACCCCCTATAATAAAAAAACCTTTAGTGCCATTTCAGCCTCCTGCTTCTCCAGTATAA